In a genomic window of Nitrospirota bacterium:
- the urtA gene encoding urea ABC transporter substrate-binding protein, translated as MESNKPDKANPVEPDKVAAGEQEGPSRRELLVKGGKVVAGIGVASLLGNLGNWALSYAADKEPIKIGILHSLSGTMAISEVSLRDTVMMAVEEINAKGGVMGRMIKPVVVDPASNWDLFAEKAKQLLLQDKVAVVFGCWTSVSRKSVLPVFEKNNGLLFYPVQYEGEECSRNVFYTGAAPNQQAVPAVDYLMSKEGGGFTKFYLLGTDYVYPRTTNKILRAMLLAKKVPADSIMEEYTPFHHQDYQTICGKLKKFAAGGGAAVISTINGDSNVPFYKEFANQGLRAEDAPIIAFSVAEDELRGMDTSALVGHLAAWNYFQSVDTPQNKKFVADFKAYCKKNNLPDGEKRVTDDPIEAAYFGTYIWKQAVEKAGSTDVDKVRKAVYGSKFLAPGGEIMMDAANHHTYRPVLIGEILADGQFKTVSRSKGLVKPEPWSEYTNPDKGCDWVAHQGTYQK; from the coding sequence ATGGAATCGAATAAGCCCGATAAGGCTAACCCGGTCGAACCGGACAAGGTTGCTGCGGGTGAGCAAGAGGGCCCCTCGCGGCGTGAGCTGTTGGTCAAAGGAGGCAAGGTAGTGGCAGGCATAGGGGTCGCCTCCCTGCTCGGCAACTTGGGCAACTGGGCCCTGTCCTATGCGGCAGACAAGGAACCAATCAAGATCGGGATACTGCACTCCCTCAGTGGAACCATGGCGATCAGCGAAGTCTCACTCCGCGATACAGTCATGATGGCGGTGGAAGAGATCAACGCGAAGGGTGGAGTGATGGGCCGGATGATCAAGCCGGTCGTTGTCGATCCGGCCTCAAACTGGGACCTCTTTGCCGAAAAGGCTAAGCAGCTCCTGTTACAAGATAAAGTGGCGGTCGTCTTCGGCTGCTGGACCTCGGTCAGCCGTAAGTCGGTGCTGCCGGTCTTCGAGAAAAACAACGGGCTCTTGTTCTATCCCGTCCAGTATGAGGGCGAAGAATGTTCGCGCAATGTCTTCTACACCGGCGCCGCCCCGAACCAGCAGGCAGTGCCGGCGGTGGATTATCTGATGAGCAAGGAGGGGGGAGGATTCACGAAGTTCTATTTGCTCGGTACCGATTACGTGTATCCCCGCACCACCAACAAGATCCTGAGGGCGATGCTGCTGGCGAAGAAAGTACCGGCGGACAGCATCATGGAAGAATACACCCCGTTCCACCACCAGGATTACCAAACCATCTGCGGCAAACTGAAGAAATTCGCCGCGGGCGGAGGAGCTGCCGTGATCAGCACGATCAACGGAGACAGCAACGTGCCGTTCTATAAAGAGTTTGCGAACCAGGGGTTGCGGGCCGAAGATGCCCCGATCATTGCCTTCAGTGTGGCGGAAGACGAGTTGCGTGGAATGGATACGTCCGCGCTGGTCGGGCACCTGGCGGCTTGGAACTATTTTCAAAGTGTCGATACGCCGCAGAACAAAAAGTTCGTGGCTGATTTCAAGGCCTATTGCAAGAAGAACAATCTGCCGGACGGCGAGAAGCGGGTTACGGACGATCCGATCGAAGCGGCCTACTTTGGGACGTATATCTGGAAGCAAGCGGTCGAGAAGGCCGGGTCGACCGATGTCGACAAGGTCCGCAAGGCAGTCTATGGCAGCAAGTTCCTGGCGCCTGGCGGTGAGATCATGATGGATGCGGCCAATCACCATACCTATAGACCGGTACTCATCGGCGAAATCTTGGCGGATGGGCAGTTCAAGACAGTTTCCCGTTCGAAGGGGCTGGTGAAGCCGGAACCCTGGAGCGAATATACGAATCCTGACAAGGGTTGCGACTGGGTCGCTCATCAAGGGACCTATCAAAAATAG
- a CDS encoding response regulator transcription factor: MNRPRVLLGDDHTLVLDGFRKLLEDQCEIVGTAEDGRTLVRMAQELEPDLVTLDISMPQLNGVDAAKKLKKILPRTKLIFVTMHADPAYVNEAFKAGASGYLLKRSAGSELRQAIQSVMDGQCYVTPLVAKGLVQTVVTGTKPPDLKERSLTVRQREVLQLVAEGKTVKEIASALNLSPKTVEFHKSQLMTQLDLHTTAELTKYALVHGLLASE, encoded by the coding sequence ATGAACAGGCCGCGGGTGCTCCTGGGCGATGACCATACTCTGGTGCTGGACGGATTCCGGAAGCTCTTGGAGGATCAGTGCGAGATCGTGGGCACGGCGGAAGACGGCCGTACGTTGGTTCGAATGGCCCAGGAGCTTGAGCCCGATCTTGTCACGCTGGATATCTCGATGCCTCAGCTCAATGGAGTTGATGCAGCCAAAAAGCTGAAGAAGATTCTGCCTCGCACCAAGTTGATCTTCGTGACCATGCATGCCGACCCGGCCTATGTGAATGAAGCCTTCAAGGCCGGCGCCTCCGGCTATCTGCTCAAACGATCCGCCGGTTCAGAATTACGCCAAGCCATCCAATCAGTCATGGACGGACAGTGCTATGTCACTCCGCTGGTTGCGAAGGGTCTGGTTCAGACAGTCGTCACAGGGACCAAACCTCCGGATCTGAAAGAGAGGTCCTTGACTGTGCGCCAACGGGAGGTGTTGCAACTTGTGGCAGAGGGGAAGACAGTCAAGGAGATTGCATCGGCCCTCAATCTCTCGCCGAAGACGGTCGAGTTTCATAAGTCGCAGCTCATGACACAACTCGATCTCCACACGACGGCGGAGCTTACCAAATACGCCCTCGTCCACGGCCTCCTCGCATCGGAGTAA